The following nucleotide sequence is from Vitis vinifera cultivar Pinot Noir 40024 chromosome 14, ASM3070453v1.
tagactacatgatataatttaattcttttttcttaaaaatatgaaaaaataaataaatattgttatATAGGATAACAAAATTTGGGTATTGAAACTTTAATCCAAATTAAATTCAGATTGAAAAAACTTGACTCAACCTTAATTTGGGTATTGAAATTGTTTGTCTAAACGTCTCATACATCGGATTGGATTGAGCTCAAGTTAAaagaataatcaaaatatttgtttaacccCTCTCTTACACCAAATTGAATTCGGGTTCAGTTTGACCAAAGCACCTTTGTATTTATGattgtataaatatataagAACTTTCTCAGCCTTGTGATCACTGTTCATTCATCACCACTCTTCACAATGATACTAAAAAGATACCCTAGAAAAACCTGTGATTCAAAGCTTTGACTCTCTgcaataatatttgaaaagattGGTCGAATGGACCAGTTCATAGAGAGTCTGGGATCAACCATCTTCCCAGATCATTCAAAGCCCTGTAGGCATTCAATTTGGTAGTCAGGTTAAAAAAGCGAGGGCAAAAAATTATCAGCCGGTGGTAAGAGGACTCAAAAGGGCCTGTTCAAATATTCATTTCTTGATGATGGGGATGGAAATGTGGAGGGGTGAAAGCATTAAGCAGCCTAATAACTATTTCTAAGTTCCTAACCAAAGTAGATCATGGATATTACCTAAATTTAAATGCTCAAGGTCATTTGTATCTAATCAAATAGATTTCAATTAAGAGAGCACGTCGGTCCAATAAAATACACCATCACACCCATATATCAAGGGTTCTCATCATAGTTCTTACAAAAGCTCCAGCCTGTAAAAATATAATGTCTTGCATTTCTTGTAAACACATCATATGAATTCGACCCCATGGTCCATGCTCCCTGAGAAAGAATATTGGATGTTTAACATGGGACTTGGAAGCTGATCCAGTTCCTTCACTCACTACTCAATTCTATTGCATTGCCCTCAAGCTCCACATATATCAATCATAACTAGCATTCAAGAATTTCAGCAATTCGTTTCGTTTGTTTTCTGCTGCCTTATCTTCCTTTGACTTGTCAAGCTTCAATAGAATCTACAAATGAAGAATCAAAGACTAATAACTACCGCTGCCTATCATAATTAATGAAGGGGCTGTTGAAGGAGAGAGGGCATACCTTTTTGCCAGAGACAGCACTGCGGCGGACACTGTCATCTTTGCCACGCCCTAAAAACTGGTTGAAGtgaacaagaaaatgaaacaagTGGGTAAAAGTAGGTAAAAACTGCAATTATAAATCTTGGTGCACAAGACAAACCTTAGAAAGCTGTACAGGACTGCTGCTCCTCTCATCCTGCTCCTTCTATATATGGCTCCCATTTCCAGGAAAAATCCAACCAGAAACAACATCCAGGCAAGTCAACCAAGCGCCCAGTCGTCAGGTCACAGACCCCAGCTCCAATTTCAAAGAGCCAATCCATAAAGAGGAAGAAGATATTATAAGCCCCTCAGATATAGAAAAACAGAAACTGTATTTAACCCCAAACAACATTATGATTTTAATGTGTACCATAAAGCACCAAGGTGGTTTTGTGCAGAGTAAGGGATGTACCCACATGCAAAATAATATTTACTAGCTGACCAGATTGTTAGGCTATTATTTTTCTCCGACATTTTCTTTTAGTGGTCATTTTCATGATGAGTTTGACAAACCACATAGATGGTTACTGTTTTGAGCTGATTGTCAAAGACCTACATATTGATCCAAGGAAGCTCCCCACCCAAACATTTGTACATGACTGATGGAACTGATGTTTTCCCGAATGGCATCCTGATCATTACTGATCTTCTCATCAGATATCAAAACTGTTGTCTACAAGTTAAATTCTTTACACAATTAGAAGCTTTTCACCACAGATTTCCCAAGGTTAAACTACTGCAATGAGTTTTCAATTGATATTAGACCATTTGAACAGTATAGCTGtctcactatatatatattagatagaTTGATAGATAGGTAGATTGATTGATTCTAATAATGAACCATTAGCATATCGGGTAATCATATAAAAAGTTATGTTATGTGAAGGCAAAAATACTACAGAGAGAATAGTGGCTTACCTCTTTATCTTTTTGCTTATGACGTTTACGGTGGTGACTCttgcttctttctttttccttattctaaaaaaggagaagaagaaaaaagggcaATGAAACTACACAGATAGACAAACAGGTAAtataaaaaggagaaaagaaatcCAAACAAGCACCTTCTTGGGCCTGTCATTGTGCTTGCGTCTCTTCAAATGATTAGATGTTTCATGCTTACTGTCAGAAGAACTATCACTCCTAAGATCATAAATACACAGATGTTAGCAAGCTTCACATCCCCATTTTTTGGTCAATATTTAGCTAAGCAATAGAATTATGGAAGAATTGACTTCAAAATATTGGATAACTAGATTCCTAACATGGGTTAGATAATCCTACTTCTAATGGTTGGTAAGACCTTTTTGATTCAGTTACATGAGATTGTGGACATGGCCAGATTGTTTAGATACACAGAAATTAAATCAAGTTCAAACTATGAACATTGAAAACAATGTTGGGTAACACAAGAAAATTGGTGTTTCTGGTAACAAGACTAGCTGTATTTGTTACAGAGGTCAATCAGAGTGTTCAGGTTTacacaaaaaaatcaaattatttcaaactaagcaTGTTGACAGACATGTTTTTAGGAATATGTGACAACAATAGAAATGCGAGAttgaataaacaaataaatgagcTCTTAAGTGAAGATGAGTTTGGAACCATGGGTTCGAAAAGcctaaaataatgaataacTTAACCACCTACCACTCTCCACATGGCCAAAGGAGCATGCAAACAAAAACAGTGAGCACTACTATAATATTGTCTTAGGTTCTTAATGAAATACAAGTGGTGAGCATTTGTCTTAGAAACATAAAATTTGATGAATGTAATAGATCATAAGAGCAGAACTCCCAAACCAATCCAAAAGGAGTATCTCTACATTATGACTGCAAATTTTATCCAATCCCCAATCCCTAACACAAATAAAATCCCATCCTCTTGTATTTCTTAGATGGAATCAAAAGCTAGTGCCATAAACACCCAGATTTTCAGACAATAACATTTATGAGCTTGAAATGACCATCACACAATTAAATTTCCTAAATTATGTTGAAGGCATAACCAAATAGGCACACACTCATATAAGCATGAATCTCATGAGATATAACAACCATTAAGTCCCAAACTAGAAAGATAAAACTTGATCTGTATGGTCATGCAAAACCCATAAGGATAAAACCCAAATCccaaaagaacaaataaattgGACAGAGGAAATAAGCATCCAACTCCCAGTTTATATTAAACCATCAATCATGAAGAAGGAAAAGTTTCAAAGAATGATTCTTTCAGGAACCATTAAGCAATAGTGGTCCACCAATACTACCAAGCAACTCATCATTAAGtctcaaatttaaataataaatctgAATCTTGATCTAATTAAACTAATCAACAATACAACTGAAACCattaatgcaaaaaaaatgTCTTCATAAGATTGAAATTATCTCGGCAATTGCACTATCAAACACACAAATGGGTTGTGCATGAACCCATCCAACAAAATATATGGGTGTCAAAGGCAGGCTTGCTAGAGTTTGGTTTATATTCCAGCTTAAATTCAGCTCAAatcatgaatatatatatatatatatatatatatatatatatataatcgaAGGAGAACCTTCTACAATCCTAAAATGATCTCAGAAATTATGTAGCCCGGTTAGAGTGCATGATTGTTTGGCTCCATCAACACAACATACAATGCAAGATTCTAACTttaatttctttactttttccACGTTTTCTTGCAACACAAACAGGcattaattttaagaaacatcACAAGAATATTCAAATTATAGCACGAATTTTATATAATCATGCACACCAAACACAAGGAAAATAgatgagcaaaaaaaaaaaaaaaacagaaaattgggGCTTTGGAGGATCCtacaaataatagaaaaacCCAACATTGAAAATTCGAATCcaattctctttctctttctctttctttttcttccacaaattttctcagaaaccaaacgGATCATCAATccgtaaaacaaaaaaaacaaaaacctcaaAGAGAATCGAAGAAATAACAAAGACCCGTACATCACAGATTGATagaaaaacacataaaaattaACGAAATGAATATTTCAAGGTTTCTTGAAGGACCTGGAATAATCGATGGAGGAGGAGGATGAAGAATCGGAGTGCCGACGGCGACGCTTCGTGTGAGAGCGACTCTTCTTGCGGATCTTGAGGGCGTCATCTTTTTCTCGGCGATGAAGACGTCGGCGACGGTGGTCCCGGCGGGATGAGTCAGAGGACGAGGACGACGTCGATGCCGCCATAGAAAACGGGAGCGTTTGAGCTGCGCTTTGAGGCTCTCATCCAAAACTGGGATCCCTATACTGGAATCGAGATTTGAAACGTCGTCGTTTTGATGGTTCGCTTCAACATGTTGCCTAACCCAAGCTTAATTCAAGTATTGCTTTCAAATTTGGATTAAAATTGAGTTAATTTTAAATGAGTAAAAGTAAAAACTTTGGATTTGATCATATAAATGGAATTTACCAAGTTAAGAGTGCATTTGGCAAtcattttaggaagtgtttttagtttttctaatttttaaaagataaaaaattttaatattaaaaaaattaaaaacatttcttaaaattacaTCCAAACATGTTCTAATTGAGTTATGaaataaggtaaaaataaactaaaataataataataattaaattttacatctatttatctaatcattacATCAATTAGTTATCTAGGTTGAGATTGAGTGAGGAAAAGCCATCAAGAATATTAATAGTAGAGCAATAGGGTGcaatgaaaacaaatataacTAATTGAAGTAAAGAATATTTACCTTACTTGAAAAGATGGAAGATGGGGAAATTCTACCAACAACATCAACCTCAACCACATCCAAATTGGTTCAATTCTTTAGCTTTTCATGTATAATTGATTGTTTTAAACATTTGTGATATTATAATGTTACATTGATTCAATCTATTTGCAACATTTATGATACAGTGATCTCATATTCTTGGATCAGGTTTTGAACATCTTATCTAAAAACCAATAGGTCCAATGAGGATGTATTAAACGTTTTATAGTATTTGAAATCACATCTCATAAGCATGTTCTAAGAGTTTGAATGACGCAACCTTAGGTTTAAAAGCAGTATTATTACATCCTAACATATACAACACTCCCATAACACAAATCCATAACAGTTGATTCATGATATTTATGAATCAAGATTTGATCAtctcatttgaaaatcaattggtGTCCAACAAGGGTAAGTCAAATCCTTTGTGGAATTCAACATTATACCCTAGCTATTAGTCTATCATAAGAATCATCATTAAGGTGACTCGTCCTCGAGTTTAAGATCTTCATTATTGCACCCTATTATATAGCAATTCTGTTAGATGAAAAATGTGACAAttcatgtagatattatttgcCTAAGGCTACTAACTTCATGCCCATAGAATGTCATCTTTGGAACTTCTTGGAGGTGACATGGCAAATCATGTTCAACCTATTACGTTGACATGTTGTCTTTGTCATAGCCAATATGATCCATGAGTTGTCAAACTTAGCATTTCTTTAGTTGAAGGCTACGTTTGAACTATGTGAGACACTATATTGATGCACTATCGCATATATATCATTAGATGAGTCGCTCCTCGTATATATCATAAACTTTTCTTACAATTTGGGACAtcacaaaaaatatatgttttctttATGATCTTAAGATCAACATGATCTATACCTCCTTTGGTTTTTCTTAATCGTGATCCATCACGCCATgaccatggttttaaaatattaattgagGATGTAATAGGTGCGGTATCAAGGGTGATGAGCACAAGGCCTGTAAGGGGTGGTTTCTATGATTTCATGTAAGGCCATAACAAATTAAAGATCAATCCATGAACGTGAAAATTTCATAGGGAATTTTGTATGTACCTACATGGATCTCAAAAGGAAAATGATCACATTCCAATGCTTTCTATTCAATATATGATCTTTATAGTTTCTTTCTATATGTCTTTTGATAATGGAGGATGGTGAGTTTATCTTCAAACTTAGTAGTCGTTCACACACACAGAAGGAAGACGAAAAAGAGAACGTTACAAGCTCTCATCAAATCCTACCCTGAGACTTAGTAGTCACGTTCGAAAGGAGTGTGAATAAACCGGAGTTGTAGGGCACTCCTGTAGAAGGAATCCATCGATCACCCGATAGGAATCTTCCCGGCGCAAAGTCTATAGCGTGGGAAGGTTTGATCGTCTTGATTCCTCTCCATTTCACCCGGTCGTGTGTCTTTGCACCAGGGCCTCTATTTCTGAACTCTGTGTAGAAGCATGTCCTCAAAGCGAAATCCCCCGCCCATGGCAACCACCCAGAAGGCTGAATCAAATCTTCTATGTAAGATTCCATGATAATAGTCCTTGAGAACTCCTTCCATGGCCTCCCAAGGTATGACTTGAGTTCATTTCTGTATGGATAGTACTCAGGGTCTGCAGTGAAGGTCGAGTTCTGGATGATAATGGCGGATGGCTGGCGCCTCTCCTTCCTTCCCTGTGCGGTTACTATACATTGCTGATTGTCCAGTGGCTTCCTTACGACGAACGTGCAGTTTTGGAATATCACAGCTGCATCACCGAATATGAAATCGATAGTGCCTGAGATGGTGCAGTCGCGGTAGAACTGGCGCTTGGTGTGCGTGTAGAGCGTGTCTTGGTAGCCGTCCATTTGACAGTTGTAGAAGATTGACCTATCAGATTGAACCCGCAACGCTACAGCTTGATGCTTTGCTGCGCCTGCAGAATTCTCAAAACCGATACCCTTAGCGATGAAACCATCTCCGAGCACAGCTGCATCAAATTCATAGAGTCAGGTAAGGTAACAGTCCAACAGGCCaagaatgtatatatatatttatcagaCAGACTTATGCTAGGAAGGCATACCAACAGTGGCGGTTTTGAAGGTGGGTGTTCCATCAACGAAGTTTAAGCTTCCGGTGATCTTGGTCTTAGTTGGGCCATCGCCCACCATCATTAGATTGGTGAAGGTCTTATTTATCTGCACTTGTTCTTCGTAAATTCCTTTCTTGATGTACAATATGAAGGTTTGGTTGCTGAACTTGGGGAGCTGCCGAATGGCTTCGTTAATAGTCTTGAAATCCCCGCTCCCATCCTTGGCCACAGTCAGGTTAGGTTTGAGCTCGGAAACGTTAGCTTGAAGGAGTTTTCGGCCTTCAGAATGGCTCCAGTAGGGGAACTCATCATCTATGTGATTATCAGGATCTGCAGGGTCATCAGAAAGGAGGCGTCGGTTGAGGTTAGCGAGCTGTAAGTTGGAAAGGATGGAGGAGACTTCGCCGACAATGGCCAGGCCATTGCTGCTCAGCTCCATGGAGGTCTTCAAGATCTGCCTCATTTTCTCTCCAGCATCTCCTGTTGTGTTTTCAAAGCCATCCAAGCAAGTCTCTTGGTATGTGATGACAGCGCTGAGCCAAATCTTTATATCAGCAATTATGTTATCCATCTTGCTGTAATCAAAGTCACCCACTTGGTTAAATGATTTCTTGAGGTCATCAATGGCGTAATTCACCAGGTCCTCACAGTTCTGGAGGGCCTGTGATGCTCTTGGGTCCTTGTTGAGCTCCTGTAAGAGAGTTGAGTTCTTAGCAGCCGCAGAAAGGTGTTCCATGGCAGATGCAAAAGCTGCCTGAACAAGGTCTTTCGGGTCAGTTGTATTGCCTGCCTTGGACGTGAGGCTGTTTACACAAGCGTCCTTATAATCAGTGGGTTGGCAAATGGCCTGGATAGCTTTCATTGAAGAAGAAATCTCTTGTTTTTGGGCATTTCCGGAATCACTGGAGCTAGAGCTAACACTAGCAATCACGGCAATCACCATGGCCACCAGGAATATCGATGAAAAGCCAATAATGGCCAATTTCTTCTTCTTACCTCTATCATTATTGTAATAGTTTTGAGCCATATTCAATAACCCAGCAACTCTTTCAACACCCCAAGGGAgcaaaaagaacaagaaaaacctCCCTGATCTTATTCTCTAATTCTTCAGAAATTCCCCTTTGAGGCAAAAGAGCTGCTCAACAGCTCAAATACAATCAGAAGAGGGTCTGCAGAACTGCAAAGCAAAACCTCTTCTATCTTCTTTGCTAGTTTGCCACCCCAATGCGGAGTGTAAGTCTCTAATTTTTATAGggaatttatttataagaaggAAGGTAGGAGAAGATGGAGTTGGTTATTTCAGTTATCAAACAAGAGGCTTGGAGGGAAAAGAGTGTCTCCACAAAACTATTAAAGGTTGGTTAAGTTACTCCAAACATAGCACATGCTTCTCATTCCAAAGACTACCTAAATTTTAGCCCTTAATTTACTCGATTTAGGCCTTTGAGATAAGTCTTGTTTGTTATCATTTAATGCCATTGAAGCCTGTAATTTTGAACTAATTCCGTACTAATACATTGATCACTGATGGGACATAGTTAAGATAAAATGAACgtattgatgttgaagatgATAATTGTTTGTATTCttgtaatattaattattagaaGGATATGTACTAATAACACGCTACAAAGCAATTCCAATACAAATAGAAGTTCTTGCACTTAGTTGTTCCACAGAAATCCTTAGAAAAATAGACACTTCACCCTCATTTCATATCCAATCTTACACCTACCATGCATCTGAAACTGACCTAATTTCACTCGAGGTACCACAAAATGTGTACCTCTGAAacaatacaaatatatatatgatcacaAATGTTGAAAAATTACAGGTTCATACATGACTTAATTCTTCAAACCTGCTGAGAATCTGACGCCAGTGGATGGCAGCCATGAAAGCCCATCAATGAACCGCCCAACGGTGAAGAAGTTAGCCACCGAAGTATCCTGAATTTTATGATAACCTGGCCATTGGACGCGGCCAGACAACAGTGCACCGGGGCCATAATTCCTATACTCACCATAGTACAATGTGCCTAAAGCAAAGTTCCCATTCCATTCTAGCCATCCTCTGGGCTGGACCAGGCTGCTCATGTAAGTATTCAAGAAAACAGTCCTTGAATACTGCTTCCATGGCCTCCCCAAGTAAGTTGGTTGAGTGGCATAGACATAGCTGTCTTGGATGGAGAATCCAGTGCTCTGGTCTGGGCTTTTCCGGCCTTGTGCGGTGATTGTGACCTTCTGTAGGGGCAATGGTTTTCGGGTGAAGATCTTGCAGTTCTGGAGGACTGCTGCACCATTCCCAAATATGAAGTCTATGGTGCCATGGATGTCACATTCACGGTAGAATTGGCGGAGGGAGTGGGCGTAAAGGGTGTCCTGGTAACCCTCCATGCTGCAGCGGTAGAACGCGGACTGATCAGAATCTACGCGCAGCGCAACACCCTGAAAGTTCTTTGGTCCGGCCGTGTTCCTAAAGGTTATGTCTCTAGCTATGAATCCCTTCCCAGACACAGCTGCAAGAAGAAAATTTAGAATTGGGATATGCATGCAATGAAAGGAAAACTGATAAAATAGCAGTTTAGCAGACTCACCAACAGTGGCAGTTCTGAAAGTGGTCCATCCTTGCATGAAATTTCGGTTTCCGGTGACCACAGTGGCTCCAATTCCATCCCCAACAATCATGATCTtggtctttttcttcttcatatcTATGTTCTCCTTGTAAACTCCCTTCTTCACGTATATGATATACCTCCTGTTGCTATAGCTTGGAGCTTCATAAATGGCCTGCGCAATTGATCGGTAATGACCGCTGCCATCCAGCGATACAATGGTGTCTACCCCCATTTGGTTTGGATGGGCAAGAAGAAGGTCTTTATCCCCGTCCGTCATCCATTTTGGGAAGTCCTGACTTGGGCTTTTTTCGGTACTATTTCGGGGAGGTTTAAAGGGCAAGCTATGGAGTTGAACATACATGGCTAGAACATTACTGATGAGCTGTGTGACTTGCTTCAGGCTTCCTCTGATGAAGCTCTCGATTCGACGGTCCGTGCCCTCGAAGCCTTCCAGGCATGTGTCTTGGTTACTCAGCGCAGCACTCAACCATGCCTTCAGGTTTCCTTCAGATTGAACATTCGTGGAACCAGCTCGAATACTCTTCATCTCCAGCAAGGACCAGGCCAGCTCTGAGACTGAAAAATCAAGCAGTTCCTTGCAGTCTTCAATGGCTATTTGTTCACGATAACTACTTGACAAAGCATTGAACCTGGTAACCATTTGAACGGCGATTCGGGCTTCATTGAGGGTGGTCTTGAGGGCGGCAGTCAGGATGGAACTGGGGCTGCGAGGCCCCATACTTTCAAGCTCATTGTGGATGCTGGAGACACATGAACTGTAGTTCTCCACTTTGGCGCAAGCTTGTATGATCAGGGCTTGAAGGGTCTGGTTTTGGTCTTTGGAGGAGGAGGCATGGGGGAGAGGTTCAAGGGTTTGGTTTTGGGCATTGAAGGAGGAGGCATGGGGGAGAGGTTCAAGGGTTTGGTTTTGTGCATTGAAGGAGGTTCCATGGGAGAGGGCTTCAAGGGAAGGTAAAAGGATTAGAATAAGAAAGAAATTGGCTGAATTGGCGAAGGCCATTGCTTAGCTATGAAATATGATGGACAACTAGAAAGGAAGAGATTTTCGGGGAGcctttttaaagagaaaaactcTTTGACATGTACAGATGGAAGGATTGTTTGTCCTGAAAGAAATACTTTTACCCACAGCAAAGCTCAAGTTATGCTTCCTTGGGAGCTTGGTTTCATATTCCTTTCTGCTCTGCTTCTTCTCCAAACTTTTGAGGGATTCCCTAATTGTACTCCACCAAAACCGAGACCAAGACCAATCAGTCTGCAACACAGCCATCTTATGCAGTATTCAATCAGGGTGATCAAAGTGTTTGTTGGGTTGGTTTGGAGGAGGTTAAGATTGATTCTTAATTGTGACTTGGGTTGGTGGCTAGATGCTTGTTTGTACGTGTCAAAAAGATTAAGCAAAACTTTACCCATAAATTCGATCAAATGCAAATAGTTTAGTCTTAATTAATCTACAATTATATAATGAAGAATTTACATAATAAGCATCAGATTTTTTCAGCCTCTGAACTCAAATTTCAAAGTgagaaaacacaaaagaaaaggTGGAGTTTCATTGCCCATGGAAGTAATGTATCCAACTTTTACCTTTCCTTCAGGCCTTTTCATCTACCACAAGACTTTGATTCTCAGGAACcctaaaaagggaaaagaaaaagatagaatgCCAGTTTAGACCCCATAAGATTTTCAATCTTCTTTCTCAACCTTCATCACTTTCTCCCATAGAAAGTGAGTATACAGGATGTACAGGCTTTATACCAAGTTCCTAACTTGCCATTACATTTTCCTCTTTACATCTTTCATTCCAACCAAACTACCAGACAAAAGAAATTACCTTTCCAGCTTTCCTTCCAATTTTTGAATGAATCGACTTCAACTTCCTCACAACAGTTCCATCTCATTAGCATGAAAAAATACCTAATCTTCGACTCAACGGTTTAAGAGTccatttgacaatatttttaaaaaacaattcaatcctaaaaaatgtttttaaagaaaaataaagtatttaacaaaatttagaaaacacttttaaaaaattaaaaaatcacttgatAAGTGATCCTTAAAAAAACCATTTCTAGAAAAAACGCTTCTACTAAAAGCTCTTCAAAAAGAAACACTGTCTAAGATATTCTTCCCCGGCAACTAAAACTTCCAGTAAAATATAATGATCAGTGTTCTTTCAACTTTTACTATTAGACATTGAACATTTCAAAGTATGACATCCTAAAAGCCTATTCCCATGTGAAACCAGATTGATTCTTCTTAACTTACAGACTCAAAGAACCTAGTTCCAGGATGTGTGTCACCAACTCATCCAAGGACCACATGCCTTATGATGTATACCTGCTGATGTCAACCCTTCAACCTCAATTCTCAACTTAAATGTTCTAAGTTGGCCTTTGACCAACCATAAATGACAAATcaggagaaaggaaaaaagaaaagcattAAATCAAAAGATGAAAATCACTGATCTTTATATGCCTGCATTATACCATCTAGTGTTACTTCAGACAAACCCCAATGTTCACACTCCATCcaactaaatatatatttatataggaTATAACACCtgcaaatttcatttatttattttttaaataaagttctTGCTCTACAGCTCAATTGAAATTTCTCTGAAAGTGCTATAAAATCCCATTGACAATGGGTGCTTCGGCTTGATAAAATATGATGCTTTGCTTTAAAATGTTTTCTGCAAAGACAAACATTTTCATCATGTTTCCCAAGCATATACATACTGTTACTACATCAAGTTTCACACAGTTTTCCAGGTTGCGTTGCGATTTCCATTTCCGTTCTCCAAAACAAGTAATCATGCTTTTCATGAAAGAACCATTGTTGCCTCCATCTACATCATGGCATCCCTGATGATTGGAGCTTTATTCGTGCGTATACATATGCGCAGATCCTAATCCCATCTAATTTGACAGCCTCTCTCCCTCAGGGTTTGAAGTAAGTCTGAGGAAAACAAAGAACTGAGAGAGGCGAGTAACTTAACCTTTTTCAATCGAATGCAAGAGGCCCTAAGTGCAAGCTCAAACCCGTCCACTGTCACATTGCTGAGGTGCACCAGTTTTGCATCCTGCAGGCGAGTCAGGTTCCCCATCACCATGCATAACCCCATATTTGATACAGTACAATTGCTCAGGTTTATCTGCAATCACAAATTAATTCAGTTTTTGTGCAAAACCATCTTCCAATGACAAAGTGGAAGGATGTCTGAGCAATTTTTACTAAGATGCCAAGAAACTTGAGTAACAATAActctaaaaaattttcaagtcaCGTGTTAAATAGTTATGAGACCATTAACCATTCAACAAAGCGACTCCCAAAAATGATGGTCATTTTGGAACATCCCAGATGAAGGAGATCCATGACAGCCAgcattctttattttaattttcagagAATCCACCCCAAAACCTCAGATGATATGGGTCCACCCCTCTATCCTACACCACCTGAATACCAGGAGACCACTTGAACACCATAGAGACTTGAACTCAAAACCTCTGGTTCATTGCCAAAAGACACTACCGCTGAGCTACACTTTGGTGGCCAGCCTTCTCATCTTTGCTTCCAAATGTTAAGAATaacatttaatgaaaaataataacaatgataccAGCATAGGtgtttcaacattttttttatcttcctaATGAAATAGAAACCCTTCAACAATGCCTTCCAAGTATCCACTTGCAAATGCCTTCAGAAATTGTGACGAGGACtagaaataaatcataaaaacaataacaaaatcATCCAGAGTCAAGTACCACATAGaagaactttaaaaaattaaaataatttcctcTAATTTCCTCTGTACTATTGTCTATGTCATCTTTAAGAAGGTATTTTACACTTCGATATCACTTGGGGGAGGAGGGTATAATTCTATAATT
It contains:
- the LOC100244276 gene encoding uncharacterized protein LOC100244276, which encodes MAASTSSSSSDSSRRDHRRRRLHRREKDDALKIRKKSRSHTKRRRRHSDSSSSSSIDYSRSDSSSDSKHETSNHLKRRKHNDRPKKNKEKERSKSHHRKRHKQKDKEKEQDERSSSPVQLSKFLGRGKDDSVRRSAVSGKKILLKLDKSKEDKAAENKRNELLKFLNASYD
- the LOC104881362 gene encoding putative pectinesterase/pectinesterase inhibitor 28, giving the protein MAQNYYNNDRGKKKKLAIIGFSSIFLVAMVIAVIASVSSSSSDSGNAQKQEISSSMKAIQAICQPTDYKDACVNSLTSKAGNTTDPKDLVQAAFASAMEHLSAAAKNSTLLQELNKDPRASQALQNCEDLVNYAIDDLKKSFNQVGDFDYSKMDNIIADIKIWLSAVITYQETCLDGFENTTGDAGEKMRQILKTSMELSSNGLAIVGEVSSILSNLQLANLNRRLLSDDPADPDNHIDDEFPYWSHSEGRKLLQANVSELKPNLTVAKDGSGDFKTINEAIRQLPKFSNQTFILYIKKGIYEEQVQINKTFTNLMMVGDGPTKTKITGSLNFVDGTPTFKTATVAVLGDGFIAKGIGFENSAGAAKHQAVALRVQSDRSIFYNCQMDGYQDTLYTHTKRQFYRDCTISGTIDFIFGDAAVIFQNCTFVVRKPLDNQQCIVTAQGRKERRQPSAIIIQNSTFTADPEYYPYRNELKSYLGRPWKEFSRTIIMESYIEDLIQPSGWLPWAGDFALRTCFYTEFRNRGPGAKTHDRVKWRGIKTIKPSHAIDFAPGRFLSGDRWIPSTGVPYNSGLFTLLSNVTTKSQGRI
- the LOC104881361 gene encoding putative pectinesterase/pectinesterase inhibitor 22, translating into MAFANSANFFLILILLPSLEALSHGTSFNAQNQTLEPLPHASSFNAQNQTLEPLPHASSSKDQNQTLQALIIQACAKVENYSSCVSSIHNELESMGPRSPSSILTAALKTTLNEARIAVQMVTRFNALSSSYREQIAIEDCKELLDFSVSELAWSLLEMKSIRAGSTNVQSEGNLKAWLSAALSNQDTCLEGFEGTDRRIESFIRGSLKQVTQLISNVLAMYVQLHSLPFKPPRNSTEKSPSQDFPKWMTDGDKDLLLAHPNQMGVDTIVSLDGSGHYRSIAQAIYEAPSYSNRRYIIYVKKGVYKENIDMKKKKTKIMIVGDGIGATVVTGNRNFMQGWTTFRTATVAVSGKGFIARDITFRNTAGPKNFQGVALRVDSDQSAFYRCSMEGYQDTLYAHSLRQFYRECDIHGTIDFIFGNGAAVLQNCKIFTRKPLPLQKVTITAQGRKSPDQSTGFSIQDSYVYATQPTYLGRPWKQYSRTVFLNTYMSSLVQPRGWLEWNGNFALGTLYYGEYRNYGPGALLSGRVQWPGYHKIQDTSVANFFTVGRFIDGLSWLPSTGVRFSAGLKN